GGCTAATGAGCTCAGGCTCCAGGTTATCGCGGAGGGGGCGGAAACAGAGGAGCAGATCGCACTTCTGCGTGAAATGGGGTGCGAATATGCCCAGGGATATTACTATGGAAGACCCATGCCTCAGGAAGATTTTCAGGAATATCTCTTGAGGCGGCCAAACAGCGAAATGAAGGTATTATGAATAAAACAATGGCATAAAAAGGACAATGAAAAAGCTGGCCGCTTGGGTATGACGCCCGGGCGGCTGGCTTTTTTGATTTGATCAAATTCCTGTTATTTTTACAAAATAAAAAATGTAAATATTTTCAGAGAGAAATATCCGTAAAATTTACAGAAAATTAGAAAAAATACAAAAATCTTGTTAAGATATTGGGGTTTCCAGGTTGACATTCATTATAGAAGTTATATAATGACATTAAACAATGATTGACAATATTTCAGATATAAACAAAAGTAAAAATCACAAAGGTTTGGAGGGATGAAAGATGAAAAAGGTCATTGATGACGAGCGGCTGATGGTTAAGATCTGTGATATGTATTACAATCAGGATTTAAATCAGAAAGTCATTTCAGCGCAGCTTGGCTTGTCCAGGCCAACGGTTTCCCGGATCATCAGCAATGGTAAGGAGCGGGGAATTGTAAAAATCATCATTGATAACCTGGAAGGCACCGACTATGTGGAGCTGGAAAGGGAAATCGAAAACCTGTATGGCCTGCGTGAGGTCATTGTCGTTGACACCAAGAAGGACATCGAAGACCAGAAAAACGAAATTGGCCGGGCAGCCGCCCAGTATCTGGAGCGTGTGGTTAAGGACGGCAACGTCGTTGGGGTATCCATGGGAACGACCCTGGGGTATATTGCCAGACACGTTGTGGGCAACGCGACCAAAAATATCACCTTTGTTCCGCTGATCGGCGGTATGGGCCATCTTCGTATGGAACTGCACTCCAACTATATTGTAGAGGATCTGGCAAAGGTTTTTGGTGGGGAGTTCATGCTCATGCACGCGCCGGCAAGGGTTTCCGGCAAACAGATTAAGGAAGAGCTACTGAAGGAGGACGGCATCAGCAAGATCATCCGGATGGGTGATAAGCTGGATGTGGCACTGGTGGGAATCGGGGTTCCCAATAGCACTTCTGCCATTATGGCTACTGGCTACTATGACCGTGTAGAAATGAATAAAATGCGTGAAAAACACGTGGCAGGCGACATCTGTATGCAGTTTTACGACATTAATGGCAGCACAACCCCCTTCAAAATTGATAACAACGTGGTCGGCATTGAGATTAAAAAGCTGCGCCGCGTACCGCATTCCATCGGTGTAGCCTGCGGCATTGAAAAGGTTGATGCCATCAAGGGCGCCATCAACGGTAAGTATATCAATACTCTGGTTACCGATGTGGAAAGCGCAAGAAAGCTGATTGAAGAAGAATAGCCGTAATTTACGGTCATTAATACTTTTAGATTTTTTAAAGTAAAAGGAGATACTAACAATGAATGAAATCCTGAATCTGGCCATCAACGAAATGGCAAACACTGAATTTGACTGCTCCTGTGGGAGACACCACAATTTTTCAATCCATGACATCGCCATCGGGAAGGGCGCGATCAAGGAGCTGCCGCGTGTGGCGGAACCCTTTAAAGAAGGAAAAATCCTCATCGTTTACGATGATAATACCTATAAAGCAGCCGGCAAGGAAGCGAAACAGCTGTTAGACGATGCAGGCTTCAATGTCAAGGAATTACTGTTTGACCGTGGTGGAGAATTGTTGATCCCGGATGAAAGTGTTGTCGGACGTATTCTCGAAGAACAGGAATTAGACGTCAGCCTGATGGTAGCCGTAGGTTCGGGTTCACTTAATGACTCTGTTAAATATGTATCCTCCCGTACAAAGGTGCCTTATATCATTGTCTGCACCGCACCTTCTATGGATGGCTATGTGGCCGATGGTGCCCCGCTGATCTGCAACGGTTATAAATATTCTTATCCGGCATGCTTGGCTTATGGCGTTGTCGGCGATACCGATATTATGAAAGAAGCGCCGATGGAATTAATCCACGCTGGCTTTGGAGATGTCGTAGGAAAAATTACCGCTCTGGCAGATTGGGATTTATCCGTTAAGGTCAATGACGAATACCGCTGCGAAACCTGCGTAGAGCTTGTACAGCGCGCTCTGGACAAATGCTTTGGCCAGGCAGAAGCGTTAAAAGAACGCAACGATGAAGCGACCTTATACCTGATTGAAGCCTTAACCCTGACCGGTGTGGCGATGGGGCTCGTCAATATCTCCCGTCCGGCTTCCGGCGCAGAACATATGCTGTCCCACTACTGGGAAATGGATTATATCGCAAGAGGGATGACACCAATCCATCACGGCACACAGGTTGGTGTTGCGACACCAGTTATCGCCATGTTCTTTGAAGAAATGGCAGATCTGCTGCCAGAGGGAACCGGAGCACTGTGCCCGCCGCATGAAGAAATTGAAGAGCTTCTTCGCAAAGCTGGCTGCCCGGTGACACCGAAGGATATCGGCATTGACAGAGATTTATTCCACAGAAGCCTGATCGAAGGCTACAAAGTACGTCCGCGGTATTCTGTTATGGAATTTGCAAAAGCCCACGGCCGTCTGGAAGAAATTGCAGACAAAATTACAAATACAATTTACGGAGAATAAATATGCGATTTGAAAAAGACCAGGCATTAAATGATGTCAAACTGTTCGTACTGGATATGGATGGCACCGTCTATTTAGGCAACAACCTGATCGAAGGGTCTCTGGATTTCATCCATAAAGTTAAAGAAACCGGAAGAAGCTTTATCTTTTTTACCAATAACGCGTCCCGCGTGCCGTCTTTCTACAAGGATAAGCTGGCAAAGATGGGTCTGGAGGTAGAAGAAAGCGATGTTGTCACCGCTGGTGATGTCACCGCGGAATTTTTGAAAACCTACTACCCCGGCAAGCGTGTTTACTTAAATGGGACACCGCTGCTGGAAAACAGCTTTAAGGAAAAGGGCATCAATCTGGTTGATGATGAGCCTGATGTGGCGGTTCAGAGCTTTGACACCACACTCACCTATGAAAAGCTGGATAAAATCTGCCGCTTTGTCCGTAACGGCGTGCCTTTTGTAGCCACCCATATGGACACCAACTGCCCGACTGAGGATGGCTTTATGCCGGACTGCGGCGCAATGTGCGATTTGATCACCTCATCCACTGGCGTGAAGCCGCGTTTCCTGGGCAAGCCTTTTAAGGAAACTGTGGATATGGTACTCGAAATCACCGGCTTCAAACGCGACGAGGTTGCTTTTGTCGGTGACCGTATCTATACCGATGTGGCTACCGGCGTTAAAAACGGTGCAAAAGGCTTCCTCGTACTTACCGGTGAAGCGGATATGCAGACCGTTGCCGAGTCTGAAGTCGAACCCGACTGTATTTATGATTCATTATACGAAATGAGCAAATACCTATAAGGCAAAATCCGGATTTCACAGAAATTTGGCAGGATGAGCAGAGCGGCAGCGGGCGTCCGGCAATGAGGCTAACGCATTTTTAAAAGAAAGTTATCCTGAAAGGATATAAAAACTTTCTTTTAAAAATGTGATCCATTTAATTCTTTATTGTCGAACTTTGCTTATCGTTATATAATAAGATTATTAGTAGGAAAACGGAGAGTGTCCAGATGAACGATGGCTTAAAGTATTTTATATTTCTGGCTTTTGCCATGATGGTTCTGCAGAGCTTTTTATCCTATCTTCAATATAGAAGCTACCAGAAAGCCGTAAGCGCCCTTCAGGGAAAGGGCTGGATCTTGGGCATTGGGATGCGCAAGGGGGGCTTCCATATAAAGGGCGGCGCCATTATTGTGCTGGCATGGGACCGGAAAACCAACCAGGTTATGGCCTGTAAAAGACTACAGGGGATTACCATGTGGAAGCGTTTTGAAGATGTGGACGACTATAACGGAATGACACTCAATGAAGTGCGCAAAATCGGGATCGAGGAAGATCTTGCCATCAACCCTCGGTTACGCGAAAAAGAACCCTACAGTCCGCTGTTGGTTGATAAGCGCCGTAAAAAAGGCGCTCTCATACAGGCTATTGAAGCCATAGACAGGCGTCTCGCAAAAGAGATGGAAAAAGAGGAACAAAAAAAGGTCGTGCAGGATGACGGATTAGAACGGCAGGAGTTACAGGCACGGCTGCGCGCAAGACAGCGTGAAATCAGAAAAGAACAGTCCGACAAAGGCTGAGGGGCCTTTCAGGGCTGCGTAAGGGGGCGGTTCATCTTTAGGTGAAGGACGAATGCAGAGAACGTGTAAACGTTGGCCGTAACGCATACGGCAGGATTAATGGTTTTATTTATATGAGTATTTATTAATTTTTAGAAGGAGTGATTTTATGGAAGCTTTACAAACTTTCGGACAAGGCTTTATGGGTCTGTTCCAGAACGGCGCGAACTACTTTATCCAACTTTATGTCTTACAGTTACTGCCATGGGTTATTATCATGATAACCTTTATGCACATTCTGTTTAAATTAATCGGACTGGAACGAATCGAAAAGCTTGTTAAACTATGCAACAAATTTTTCTTAACCCGCTGGATTCTGTCACCGGTAATCGCCATGGTATTCTCAGGTAACCCGATGACTTATCCTTATGCCCGTTTCTTACCAGAAAACCAGAAGGTAGCCTTCTTTGACCCTGGTATTTCTTTCTGCCACCCGGTTACCGGTTTATTCCCACACGCCAACCCAGGCGAACTTTTCGTATGGCTGGGGATTGCCAGCGGTGTCTACGTACAGGGCTTACAGTTTGGTATCGGCATCGAATCTCTTGGTGGTTTAGCAGTGGAATACTTCCTGCTTGGGATGGTGATGGTATTGCTTCGCAGCATCTTTACCCAGGTAATCTACAACGCTAAGTACAAAGCAAAATACGGCCATGCACAGGGCTCAGAAACGGAGGCATAAACCATGTATAATGCAGTAAGAATCGAAAAAGGACATGGCGGATGGGGCGGACCGCTCGTTATCCAGCCAACTGAAAAGAAAAACAAAATTGTCTCTATTACTGGCGGCGGCATCGACCCGTTAACCCGCAAGATTGCCAAACTCACTGGCGCAGAAGCCATTGACGGTTTCTCAAACGGTGTGCCGGATGATGAAATGGCCTGTGTTATCATTAACTGCGGCGGTACCTTAAGATGTGGTGTATACCCGAAAAAAGGCGTTATGACCGTTAACATCACCCCGGTTGGCCAGTCTGGTCCTTTGGCAGAATTTATTAAAGAAGATATTTACGTTTCCGGCGTTGTCGAAAGCGGCATCACACCGGCAGACGGTTCAGAAGTCCCGGTCGAAGAAGACGCGGCTGAAGAAGAAGTGGTTGAAGAAGCCGCTCCAGCAGCAGACGCTCCAAAAGAAAACTGGGTCGCACGCGGCGGTAAAGCCCTGGCTGGTTTTGCTACCAAGTGTGTGCAGGGCGGTAAAGAAGCCATTGATATTACCATCAAAGACATTCTCCCGTTCATGGCCTTCTATTCACTGCTTATCGGCCTGATCGAGTTTTCCGGTTTAGGCGCTCTGATGGGACAATACGTTTATCCGTATTTAGGAACCCTTCCGGGTCTTTTGATACTGGTAATTATTTGCGCACTTCCTATGATTTCTCCGCTGGTGGGTTCCGGCGCGTTAATCGGCCAGGTATTATCCGTTTTGGTTGGTTATGGGATCATGATTGGTGCATTCCCAGTCGTTTTAGCACTTCCGGCCCTCTTTGCCGTCGATGCCCAGGTAGGCTGCGACTTTATCCCAGTTGGTTTATCCATGGGGGACGCCGCAAGCGATACAGTAGACATCGGGGTACCATCTGTGTTATTATCTAGATTGTTCACAGGACCGATCATGGTGCTTATCGCATATTTTGTAGCAACAATGCTCTAGAATAGATTTTAAGGAGGAAGAATCATGGGATATAAATCAACCGTAACCGAAATTGGACCAATGGTGCAGGACTTTATCGGTGAAAAAATGATTATCGTCTTTAACGATAACGCACCTGCAGCCCTCAGAGAAATGGCTGTTCTCCATTCAATCGAAGAAATGGAAAAGGATATTGCCGTGAACGATATCATCGCCATTGGCGGACAGGAATTCGTGGTAACAGCTGTCGGCAGTGAAGCCAACGAAACATTCAGAACAATGGGGCACTGTACTTTCTGCTTCAACGGAGGGGATACGGCGAAGATCCCAGGACACATCGAACTCCTTGGCGAAGGTATGCCAGAAATCACTGTAGGCTGTACCATCGAAATCATTCACACCTAAGAAAACGGAGAGGTAAATATGTATTCAAAAGAAACGGTTATTATCAACAAAACCGGTCTTCACGCAAGACCAGCATCTGACTTTACAAAAAAAGCCAGCGGCTTTAAATCAGCCATCAATGTAAAAAATCTGGATGAGGATAAAGAAGGAAACGCAAAATCCATCATCGCAGTTATGGCAATGTGCCTGTCAAAGGGAACACGCGTTGCTGTAAGCGCTGAAGGCGATGACGAACAGCAGGCAGTCGATACACTGATCGAGCTGATCGATTCTGGCTTTGGCGAAGAAGAGTAATCTAAAAAAGAGGAGTGCACGAAAGGGCTGAAAAAGCCCGGCGTGGCACTCCTTTTTTTATCGCGCCAAAATTCTTGTGGCGCTTGTTTTTTTTTCGCCTTAAGCTTATAATGAATACATTAATGTAAGGAAATCAAAAAGGAGTTAATATAAAATGCAAATATCCAAACGCGTAATGGGGATGGGAGAACCCGCCCTTTTAAAATATTATCCCCTGGTGGATAAAGCCGAGGCTGAAGGGAAAAAGGTCTACTACCTGAATATCGGACAGCCCGATATCTGTACCCCGCCCAGCTTCATGAAAAAAGTCAACGAAATGAAGGAAAACGTTCTGGCCTACGCAGCTCCCGAAGGCGAAAACGCATTGCGGGAAGAAGCCTGCAAATATTACCATAAATACGGCTTAACCTATCATAGAGGGGATATGCTCATCACCAATGGCGGCAGCGAAGCCTTGCTGTTCACCTTTCTGACCATCTGCAACCCCGGCGACCAGATTCTGACCCCGGAACCGCTCTACAGCATTTATAAAGAGATGGCCTCAGCCACCAGCATTGACTTAAGAGGTATTAAAACCTACGCCGAAGAAGGCTTTGCCCTGCCAAACAGGGAAACCATCGAGGCGGCCATCACCCCGGCGACCAAGGCAATTCTGATCACCAACCCCGGCAACCCGACCGGTAAGGTGTTCAGCAGGGAAGAAATCGAGCGCGTGCGGGATATCGCTCTTGCCCATGATCTTTACGTCATCGCTGATGAAGTTTACCGCGAATTTATTTATGACGGGCTCGCGTATGTGAGCCCCGGCCATTATCCAGAGCTGGATCAGAACTGCATCATTATCGACAGTATTTCAAAGCGCTATAGTGCCTGCGGCGCCCGTATTGGCTTTATCCTGTCAAAAAATTATGCGTTTATGAATCAGATTAAAAAACTCTGCCAGATGCGACTGGCTGTCTCCAGTGTCGACCAGCTCGGGGCCGCTGAGCTTTTTAAGCTGGATACCAGCTTTTTTGATGACGTGCTCAAGGAATACACGCATCGACGCGATATTGTCTACGACTGTCTGAAAACCATCGACGGCGTGGTCTGCAAAAAGCCGACGGGAGCATTTTACTATGTGGCCAAGCTTCCAACAAAGGATGCCTGCGATTTTATCGAATGGATGATCACCGATTTTGATTATGAGGGCAAAACCGTGCTGCTGTCCCCTGCCAATGATTTTTATATTCATCCCGAGGACGGCGCAGATGAAGTGCGCATTGCCTATGTTTTAAAGGATACGGATATGGCAGCTGCCGTGGAAACCCTGAAACAGGGACTCAATACCTATAAAGAAAAATTCCCGGAACGTTGTAAATAGGAGAAAAGAATGGAAATAAAAAATCTACAGAAGGGACAGCCGTTTTTAGGTTATCTCTTTATCAAATCCCAGGTAACCAAAACCGCTGCCAACGGCAGCCGCTATTTTAATATGAAGCTCACCGACACCAATTTTGACGAAATCGACGGAAAAATGTGGGATGTCAAGGAAGCCGACGAAGAGGAATTTGTCACTGGCAAGCTTGTAAAGATCAAGGGCGCTGTCCAGGAATACAATGGGCATCTCCAGCTCATTGCCAACCGTATGCGTCTGGCCAATGAGGGCGACGATGTCAGCATCGATGATTTTGTGGAGTGTGCCCCTAAAAATGTCAATGAGATGATCAGAGAGATCAATACGACCATCGATGCCTTTGCGAATGAAGACATTAAGAAGCTGACCAAAGCCATTTTTGAAGATAAGACAAAGGTACTGTCCTATTTCCCGGCAGCCAAGTCTAACCACCATGCCCTAAAGGGTGGACTGCTCTATCATACCTATTCCATGCTGCAAATCGGAAAAAGCCTGACACCCCTTTACCCGTTTCTCAATGCAGATTTACTGTATTCAGGCATTATCCTCCACGATATCGGCAAGATTACCGAGATGGAATCCGATGAAAACGGCTCTGTAAGCGACTATACCGAGGAAGGCAAGCTGTTGGGGCATATCGTCACAGAAATCGTGGAAATCGACCAATACGGGCAAAAACTCGGCGTCAGTGAGGAAGTTCTACTGCTCTTAAAGCACATGATTCTGTCACACCATTACGAAGCCGAATACGGAAGCCCCAAAAAGCCGATGTTTCCAGAAGCTGAGCTGCTTCACCACATCGACATCATTGACGCCCGCATGAATACCATGGAAAAAGTCCAGAACAGCTTAGAGCCTGGCGCCTTCTCCGAAAAGATCTGGGGACTGGATGGTATCCAGCTCTACCGGAGCAAATTGTAAGCTGCAGATACTCTATATAATGTAGAAAAAAGCAGATGCCGCCGCGCATCTGCTTTTTAAAATATCCAGGTTAAAATAAAATCAAAAAAGATTAAAATAAATGTTAAAAAGCGCTTGACAAAGGGTAAGGTCCGGGGTATACTAAATAAGCTGTCTCGGAGAGCACAGCACCGCGGGGATTTCAGTCCGGCGCTTGAGAAATTTAAAAAATAAATTTTAAAAAGTGCTTGACAGAACGAAAACGACGCGGTATAATAAAGGAGTTCGCTTGAGAAAACGAACAACGATTACAGCGCAGAGCTGTAAGGGTCATAGAAAAGAGAATAGTACCATAAAACCTGAAATTCCAGCTGATGAGAATCAGCAAAGGATAAAAAACGCAAGTGCGATGAACACTTCAAAAAATCATCAAATGAACCAGATCAAGAAGCCGAAAGGCTAAACGATAAACTATTTATTGAGAGTTTGATCCTGGCTCAGGACGAACGCTGGCGGTATGCTTAACACATGCAAGTCGAACGAGAAGGTTTTGATGGATCCTTCGGGTGACATTAGAACTGGAAAGTGGCGAACGGGTGAGTAACGCGTGGGTAACCTGCCCTATGGAAAGGAATAGCCTCGGGAAACTGGGAGTAAAGCCTTATATTATGGTTTTGTCGCATGGCAAGATCATGAAAACTCCGGTGCCATAGGATGGACCCGCGTCCCATTAGCTAGTTGGTGAGATAACAGCCCACCAAGGCGACGATGGGTAACCGGTCTGAGAGGGCGAACGGTCACACTGGAACTGAGACACGGTCCAGACTCCTACGGGAGGCAGCAGTGGGGAATATTGCGCAATGGGGGCAACCCTGACGCAGCAATACCGCGTGAGTGAAGAAGGTTTTCGGATCGTAAAGCTCTGTTATTGGGGAAGAAGAATGACGGTACCCAATGAGGAAGTCCCGGCTAACTACGTGCCAGCAGCCGCGGTAATACGTAGGGGACAAGCGTTGTCCGGAATGACTGGGCGTAAAGGGCGCGTAGGCGGTCTATTAAGTCTGATGTGAAAGGTACCGGCTCAACCGGTGAAGTGCATTGGAAACTGGTAGACTTGAGTATTGGAGAGGCAAGTGGAATTCCTAGTGTAGCGGTGAAATGCGTAGATATTAGGAGGAACACCAGTGGCGAAGGCGGCTTGCTGGACAAATACTGACGCTGAGGTGCGAAAGCGTGGGGAGCGAACAGGATTAGATACCCTGGTAGTCCACGCCGTAAACGATGAATGCTAGGTGTTGGGGAAACTCAGTGCCGCAGTTAACACAATAAGCATTCCGCCTGGGGAGTACGACCGCAAGGTTGAAACTCAAAGGAATTGACGGGGACCCGCACAAGCAGCGGAGCATGTGGTTTAATTCGAAGCAACGCGAAGAACCTTACCAGGTCTTGACATCCTCTGACGAGCCTAGAGATAGGAAGTTTCCTTCGGGAACAGAGAGACAGGTGGTGCATGGTTGTCGTCAGCTCGTGTCGTGAGATGTTGGGTTAAGTCCCGCAACGAGCGCAACCCCTGCCTTTAGTTGCCAGCATTAAGTTGGGCACTCTAGAGGGACTGCCGTAGACAATACGGAGGAAGGTGGGGACGACGTCAAATCATCATGCCCCTTATGACCTGGGCTACACACGTGCTACAATGGTCTGAACAGAGGGCCGCGAAGCCGCGAGGTGAAGCAAATCCCTTAAAACAGATCCCAGTTCGGATTGCAGGCTGCAACTCGCCTGCATGAAGTTGGAGTTGCTAGTAATCGCGGATCAGAATGCCGCGGTGAATGCGTTCCCGGGTCTTGTACACACCGCCCGTCACACCACGAGAGTTGGCAACACCCGAAGCCTGTGAGAGAACCGCAAGGACTCAGCAGTCGAAGGTGGGGCTAGTAATTGGGGTGAAGTCGTAACAAGGTAGCCGTATCGGAAGGTGCGGCTGGATCACCTCCTTTCTAGGGAACAGGAAGTCATGGTACTATTTTCTTTTGTATGACCCAAAGTCATACATTGGTCATTGAAAACAACATAAAGAAAAAAGAGTAAAGAGCAAATATTAAACAAAGTAAAAAACTTCTTAATAAATGCAATTTCAAAAACAACATTCTTTTGAGCTCAGAAAGAGAACAAAAGAAAAACAAAACGAAATGCGAAAGCATTCGTGGAGATCAAGAAACAAAGAGCACAGGGTGAATGCCTTGGCACTGGGAGCCGAAGAAGGACGCGACAAGCTGCGAAAAGCCACGTTTAGGAGCACATATCCGTTGAGACGTGGGTGTCCGAATGGGGAAACCCGGCGGTCAGAAGGGCCGTCACCGTTAAGTGAATCCATAGCTTAACGGAGGGAACCCGGGGAACTGAAACATCTTAGTACCCGGAGGAAAAGAAAGAAACATCGATTCCTTAAGTAGCGGCGAGCGAACGAGGAAGAGCCCAGAATCCATCAATCATTTCCGTTTAGCAGAAGGGCATGGGAAGGCCCCGCAAAGAGCGTAAGACGCGCGTATGCGAAAAGCCGAGATGAGGAGATTCGAGGAGTACCACGGGACACGTGAAACCCTGTGGGAAGATGGGGGGCCCACCCCCCAAGGCTAAATACTACCCAGTGACCGATAGCGGAAAGTACCGTGAGGGAAAGGTGAAAAGAACCCCGGGAGGGGAGTGAAATAGAAACTGAAACCCTGTGCTTACAAGCAGCTGGAGCGCAAGTGACAGTGTGCTTTTTGTAGAACGGGCCAACGAGTTACGGTATGTAGCGAGGTTAAGCACTTCAGGTGCGGAGCCGAAGCGAAAGCGAGTCTGAATAGGGCGCCTTAGTTGCATGCTGTAGACCCGAAACCGTGTGATCTATCCATGACCAGGGTGAAGCTTGGGTAAAACCAAGTGGAGGCCCGAACCAGTGTCTGTTGAAAAAGGCTTGGATGAGTTGTGGATAGGGGTGAAATTCCAATCGAACACGGAGATAGCTGGTTCTCCCCGAAATAGCTTTAGGGCTAGCGTTCTGTGATGAATGACGGAGGTAGAGCACTGAATTGGGTAGGGGGCGTCAAGCTTACCGAACCATATCAAACTCCGAATGCCGTGCATTTTAACAGGGCAGTCAGACAGTGGGAGATAAGTTTCATTGTCAAAAGGGAAACAGCCCAGACCATCCGCTAAGGTCCCCAAGTACTGATTAAGTGGGAAAGGATGTGTCACTGCACAAACAACCAGGATGTTGGCTTAGAAGCAGCCATACATTTAAAGAGTGCGTAATAGCTCACTGGTCGAGTGGTGGTGCGCCGAAAATGAACGGGGCTAAAATCAGGCACCGAAGCGATGGATTGTACCATAAGGTACAGTGGTAGGGGAGCAATCTCTTAGGGGCGAAGCCATTTCGTAAGGGATGGTGGACTTAAGAGAAGAGAGAATGTTGGCATGAGTAGCGAAAGTGAAGTGAGAATCTTCACCATCGAAAGCCCAAGGTTTCCTGAGGAAGGCTCGTCCGCTCAGGGTTAGTCGGGGCCTAAGCCGAGGTCAAAAGACGTAGGCGATGGACAACTGGTTGAAATTCCAGTACTACCTCAATGCGTTTGAGAAATGGAGTGACACAGAAGGATAAGCGAACCCGGCCGTTGGAAGAGCCGGGGCAAGCAGTGAGACTGCAGCGGGAGGCAAATCCCCCATTGCATAAGGTCAAGCTGTGATGCGGAACGAAAAATAAGTAGGGAAGTCGCCGATTTCACGCTGTCAAGAAAAGCTTCTATCGAGCAAAGAGGTACCCGTACCGTAAACCGACACAGGTAGGCGAGGAGAGAATCCTAAGATGAGCGGGAGAAGTGTTGTTAAGGAACTCGGCAAAATGACTCCGTAACTTCGGGAGAAGGAGTGCCCCTTCGGGGGCCGCAGAGAAGAGGCTCAAGCGACTGTTTAGCAAAAACACAGGTCTCTGCTAAATCGAAAGATGACGTATAGGGGCTGACGCCTGCCCGGTGCTGGAAGGTTAAGGGGAGTGCTTAGCGTAAGCGAAGGTGCGAACTTAAGCCCCAGTAAACGGCGGCCGTAACTATAACGGTCCTAAGGTAGCGAAATTCCTTGTCAGGTAAGTTCTGACCCGCACGAAAGGCGTAACGATTTGAGCGCTGTCTCGACAACACACCCGGTGAAATTGTAGTACTCGTGAAGATGCGAGTTACCCGCGACAGGACGGAAAGACCCCGTAGAGCTTTACTGTAGTCTGGCATTGAGTTTTGATATAACATGTACAGGATAGGTGGGAGGCAGAGAAGCATGCACGCCAGTGTGTGCCGAGCCATTGTTGGGATACCACTCTTGTTATATTGGAATTCTAACGCGTTGCCGTAATCCGGCAAGCGGACAGTGTCAGATGGGCAGTTTGACTGGGGCGGTCGCCTCCTAAAAAGTATCGGAGGCGCCCAAAGTTACCCTCAGGATGGTTGGAAACCATCTGTAAGAGTGCAAAGGCAGAAGGGTGATTGACTGCGAGAGAGACATCTCGAGCAGAGACGAAAGTCGGGCTTAGTGATCCGGTGGTTCCGAGTGGAAGGGCCATCGCTCAACGGATAAAAGCTACCTCGGGGATAACAGGCTTATCTCCCCCAAGAGTCCACATCGACGGGGAGGTTTGGCACCTCGATGTCGGCTCGTCTCATCCTGGGGCTGAAGCAGGTCCCAAGGGTTGGGCTGTTCGCCCATTAAAGAGGCACGCGAGCTGGGTTCAGAACGTCGTGAGACAGTTCGGTCCCTATCCGTCGTGGGCGTAAGATATTTGAAAGGAGCT
The DNA window shown above is from Eubacterium limosum and carries:
- a CDS encoding sugar-binding transcriptional regulator, producing MKKVIDDERLMVKICDMYYNQDLNQKVISAQLGLSRPTVSRIISNGKERGIVKIIIDNLEGTDYVELEREIENLYGLREVIVVDTKKDIEDQKNEIGRAAAQYLERVVKDGNVVGVSMGTTLGYIARHVVGNATKNITFVPLIGGMGHLRMELHSNYIVEDLAKVFGGEFMLMHAPARVSGKQIKEELLKEDGISKIIRMGDKLDVALVGIGVPNSTSAIMATGYYDRVEMNKMREKHVAGDICMQFYDINGSTTPFKIDNNVVGIEIKKLRRVPHSIGVACGIEKVDAIKGAINGKYINTLVTDVESARKLIEEE
- a CDS encoding sn-glycerol-1-phosphate dehydrogenase, coding for MNEILNLAINEMANTEFDCSCGRHHNFSIHDIAIGKGAIKELPRVAEPFKEGKILIVYDDNTYKAAGKEAKQLLDDAGFNVKELLFDRGGELLIPDESVVGRILEEQELDVSLMVAVGSGSLNDSVKYVSSRTKVPYIIVCTAPSMDGYVADGAPLICNGYKYSYPACLAYGVVGDTDIMKEAPMELIHAGFGDVVGKITALADWDLSVKVNDEYRCETCVELVQRALDKCFGQAEALKERNDEATLYLIEALTLTGVAMGLVNISRPASGAEHMLSHYWEMDYIARGMTPIHHGTQVGVATPVIAMFFEEMADLLPEGTGALCPPHEEIEELLRKAGCPVTPKDIGIDRDLFHRSLIEGYKVRPRYSVMEFAKAHGRLEEIADKITNTIYGE
- a CDS encoding HAD-IIA family hydrolase, producing MRFEKDQALNDVKLFVLDMDGTVYLGNNLIEGSLDFIHKVKETGRSFIFFTNNASRVPSFYKDKLAKMGLEVEESDVVTAGDVTAEFLKTYYPGKRVYLNGTPLLENSFKEKGINLVDDEPDVAVQSFDTTLTYEKLDKICRFVRNGVPFVATHMDTNCPTEDGFMPDCGAMCDLITSSTGVKPRFLGKPFKETVDMVLEITGFKRDEVAFVGDRIYTDVATGVKNGAKGFLVLTGEADMQTVAESEVEPDCIYDSLYEMSKYL
- a CDS encoding transcriptional regulator GutM, whose protein sequence is MNDGLKYFIFLAFAMMVLQSFLSYLQYRSYQKAVSALQGKGWILGIGMRKGGFHIKGGAIIVLAWDRKTNQVMACKRLQGITMWKRFEDVDDYNGMTLNEVRKIGIEEDLAINPRLREKEPYSPLLVDKRRKKGALIQAIEAIDRRLAKEMEKEEQKKVVQDDGLERQELQARLRARQREIRKEQSDKG
- the srlA gene encoding PTS glucitol/sorbitol transporter subunit IIC, with amino-acid sequence MEALQTFGQGFMGLFQNGANYFIQLYVLQLLPWVIIMITFMHILFKLIGLERIEKLVKLCNKFFLTRWILSPVIAMVFSGNPMTYPYARFLPENQKVAFFDPGISFCHPVTGLFPHANPGELFVWLGIASGVYVQGLQFGIGIESLGGLAVEYFLLGMVMVLLRSIFTQVIYNAKYKAKYGHAQGSETEA
- the srlE gene encoding PTS glucitol/sorbitol transporter subunit IIB encodes the protein MYNAVRIEKGHGGWGGPLVIQPTEKKNKIVSITGGGIDPLTRKIAKLTGAEAIDGFSNGVPDDEMACVIINCGGTLRCGVYPKKGVMTVNITPVGQSGPLAEFIKEDIYVSGVVESGITPADGSEVPVEEDAAEEEVVEEAAPAADAPKENWVARGGKALAGFATKCVQGGKEAIDITIKDILPFMAFYSLLIGLIEFSGLGALMGQYVYPYLGTLPGLLILVIICALPMISPLVGSGALIGQVLSVLVGYGIMIGAFPVVLALPALFAVDAQVGCDFIPVGLSMGDAASDTVDIGVPSVLLSRLFTGPIMVLIAYFVATML
- a CDS encoding PTS glucitol/sorbitol transporter subunit IIA, translating into MGYKSTVTEIGPMVQDFIGEKMIIVFNDNAPAALREMAVLHSIEEMEKDIAVNDIIAIGGQEFVVTAVGSEANETFRTMGHCTFCFNGGDTAKIPGHIELLGEGMPEITVGCTIEIIHT
- a CDS encoding HPr family phosphocarrier protein, encoding MYSKETVIINKTGLHARPASDFTKKASGFKSAINVKNLDEDKEGNAKSIIAVMAMCLSKGTRVAVSAEGDDEQQAVDTLIELIDSGFGEEE